The Brettanomyces bruxellensis chromosome 8, complete sequence genome segment atcaaacaTGATTTGACaagaatgataaaaaataatactaGTTAATGAATACCAAGAATGCTTTTAGGGAACAATTATCTGACATTAGCATAATtgggagagaaaaaaaaaaaagcgttTTTTTCGattattccttttttcccttgTTTGCATAGCTCAACAATTTCCTTCGATATTGTTCATAATGAGGAATGACTGCTTGAAATGTAATTTTATCTGATGCATTATTGCATTTCTACCCCATTTTGGCAATTGCTTTGTTTGGTTTGTTTTGCaaatttctgcttttttttttttttttttttgcaattttattatttcttatttgcTAACGTAACgacatttatttcattgaaTGTATGTCACAGGCTCAAAGCTTTTTTAAGAAACATCCATCAACCTAGTCCCCAAGAATCATCCATCGACTTGGTTTCGAAGAATTAAAACCATTTCACCATTTGTTGCATGTAAAATATGAATTAAATTCATGTTTAAAAACCAAAATGTCAAGCAAAGTAGTGTAATCTCTGGAGTTCATTCGCATTTCTAGGTCtttggaaaacaaaattcagTGATCTATGACATGCTATAAAAACATGTTGAAAACAGCAATTCACTTTGCGTACTTTAATACCGGGTTTTTACCAAGTCAACGAACACTTAAAGTACATTTTCAGACATCCACAATAAGCAATTAGGTGATTGAATATTTACACAAGgtattcaaagaaaaatgaacagCTTCCATTTCACTTCGAGCCATTTGGATGTTAAAATTCTCCTACTCCATCAATGATTGCAGTTTGCATGTACGAGAACAACCTCAACGGCTTTTCCTACATCGACAAAAGCGGGTGGAAGATGTCTCAATTAAAACATGGTGGCATTTTTTGCTTGAAGGTAGCATTTATTGCTAGTGGGGGAAAGatgcatttgaaaaaagcagaatatGACCAAATATATTCATTCTATGTAATTACGAAGTGGCAAACAGCTGGTAATGAAAGGATGGCTATGGACACATaagtttgaaaatatacCCGGAGATGTTTTGTTCTATCTGAATTGTCCAATATGAAAGGAAGGGGGGTGCTGATCACATTAGTACTCCGAAGAAGCAGTACGGTTAAAGAGAATATTGGTGCATGAGTAACTCCAAGCATATGCTGCAGGCATAACCAACATAGTGTAAGTGTGAATGCGGGTAATCCTGCTGGAATTATAGAGgcaggaaaatgaaaacagGTTATGGGTTGCAAATTGAAAGAATGGACTGGTAGCGCACAAGGAAAAATCTACAAGTTGAGTAAGGAGAGCTGATGCAAAGAGCTGATGCAAATTGCCTTTCGTGCGTCTATTATAGAGGAGCGGTTGCAGGTTGTAAGCAGCTGGAGCAGCATGATTATTTTGGAGGTAATTAAGTATAAATTGAAAGAGTGCAGACAAACAGCAGTAAGATATGATATACACATTGAAAACTGGACGTAATTGTAACaaggaaaatcaaattaagtagtacaaaaataaagagacaCGGTATAGTGGGCAGCACGGACTGCATTGTAAGAGAGGAAGAGTATGCATGTATGAGATAGGAAGAGTGAAACGCGAAtgtaaagaaaagaaaatcagaagAGATGAGTATCAAGCAGAAGCAGATGAACAATACCGCGTGAAAATAGAACGAGACGAGTTGCCTATAGGATGAAACCATGGGCGGTGTAATTATTGCAATGGTGGCTGGTAGTAGTACATAGAGACTGGTGAAAATGCGGGAAGAGAATAGCATAATGTAGTATTAGgaagaaaagtaaaaaagtGTCACATTGTCACTCAGGGTATGTCAGTGCTCAGTTCTGGCGGCTTTTGCGTCTGCAGCGTAGTCCAATAAAGCCTTTTTCCCGTTCTTTTCGGCAGCTGCCTCCTTCTTGGGCTGCCGAGAATCCTTATTCCGGATCTTCTTCCGGCGTTCCTCACGCCTGTGAATCAGCATGTGGCGAAGCATATTGGAGCGGACGGAAAACCGTTTGCCGCAGTTTTTCCACTCGCATACAAAGGGCTTCTCCCCCGTGTGCGTGTGCATGTGAATACGCAGCCCAGAAGGACGGTTGAACACTTTATGGCAAATGGAGCAGCTTCTATTTTTCCTGGAGGTGGTagatcttctttttgagaTGGTTCTTGGTCTTTCGGCCACGGCCGGGGTGCCGGAGGGCGGGACGACGACTCTTTGCAGGCCGCCGGGCACCAGGCCACCGGGGTAAACGTTTCCGCGGCCCACGTAGAGCGGAGAGGCGTATCCTGGCTGCACCGGGGGCTGCCCGGTGTAGGCGTAGTAGGGTCCGGGGCAGCCCCGTAGGCCACGGGGTGCATGTACGGCCCATCTGCCCCGTATGGCTGGTACGGGTACGGCGAAAGCTGCCGGGACTGGTACGAGTGCTGGATTGGCGAAGTTCGCAGTTGTGTTTGAGATGTGGACGAGGCTCGGGTGATCGGAAAGCTGGTGATCGGCCTCTGGGCCGAAACTGCCGGCTGTGTGTTCACAGATGCAACCGACAGTTTTGATTCCGAGCGTTGCAGATTGTTGACATGCTTTCCGTCAATACTAGGCACGGGTTCGGATCCTGGCTTGCGGACTATGCTGCGAAAAGGCACGCCTGCCGAGGAAATACCGAGGGATTGCTCCGAGTATCTTCTTGCAGGCAGAGCTCCATATACCATCTGTCCGGGGGCAGGGTATGGAGGGGGTGGGAGAACCGGGACTCCGTAGTTGTAGGTGTACGGAGTTCTGTACGGTACCACCATCTGTGGTTGCAAGTATTGCTGCTGGGGTTGGAATTGCAGCTGCAGTAGCTGAGATGATGATTGTTGCATTGGTTGTGATTGTTGCACTGGCTGTGATTGTTGCACCGGCTGTGATTGTTGCATTGGTTGTGATTGTTGCACTGGCTGTGATTGTTGCACTGGCTGTGATTGTTGCACCGGCTGTGATTGTTGCATTGGTTGTGATTGTTGCACTGGTTGTGATTGTTGCACTGGCTGTAATTGTGGTATCGGCTGTGATTGCTGCATCAACCGTGCCTGCTGCCTTGCTTGCAATTCTAACGGCTTTGCTACTTGACGTTCTCGCTCTTGCTGCATCTGCTGCATCCTTACACTAACCGGAATCGGTGGCTGTGACATCGGAAGTGGCAATGTGTGTGGCTGGTGACTGCTGTAACCGGCTTGGAGCATATTTGAGTACGGTGGATCGTGATTCTCGGGTTGCTGATAATTTCTGTCTTTACAAAAACTTCGTTTGTGCTGCTTATCCATCACATCCACATGTGAACAGAATACACGCTTGTCGATGGTCTAATATGCACTGGCTGTGTTGATAACTGTGATCAAGCTTGTGCTAACACTTATGCTAACGCTTATGCCTATCAACTAACCTTAAGATATGTTCTATACTAATCTTCAGTAATGTTCTATAACTGCCGTCAATATTCAGAAATGATAGTCCCAGAACAGTATTTGGACCTTGAAATCAGTTCTAAAGTGTGATCCTGGGGAACCAAATATGGACAATGATGCAATGCAGTATGAGTATGCAATTGGAAGTGTGAAAAATCCCAAATCGCCAATTGGCACAGTTGAACTAAAACAAGAGAAAGGTGCAATGGAGTCCAAATGTGACAATtgcagaaaaaagatgtatTTGCTAAATGGAAAAATGATAGACGCTGCTTAGATATGCAATAGCGGAAgagacagaaaaaaaacaggCAGCAAACAAAAAGGGGAAAGATTAGCGGAAGGTGAGGATTGGGTGCGATGTAGAATGCATATATTACCAACTCATATGTGGGAGTgtaaaggagaaaaaggaagaaaaagcagaaaatgtGTGAAGATAGGTAAGGAACGGGAAAAACGGTAATTTTTCGAAATAcattttataaaaaaaaacggcTTTTAGTGCTCTTAAGTATGTGGCTGTTTGTTTATTGGGTCGCGGATAAAGTaccagaagaaagaaagaaattagaCGATCAGGGCAGTGAAGGTAAGAGAGCGaaccaaaaaaagacaaacGGCGAGAAGTTGGGAATTCcgaaaacagaaaaagcaagaggGGCAGAATGGGAATGGGGCATTCGAAAGGGGAAATTGACCAGGTGAAAATTGACAAAAGAAACGAGATAAATGCATTTGTGCGCCGATGCAGATTAATGCCATCCTGCTTTGTCCATGCCTGAGATTCTCGCGCTCAATGTACAAATTATTTGATCTTTTACCGGCACAATAGCATTATTTCGCTgctaatttcttttctcaaaTCAACAGATTTCCATTCACAGTTTTTTAAGGAAAATTCCATTCTCACCCTCCGGCTAACCTCATTGTTCTAGCCGATATTGGCTTAATAAAACTTCAGTAGGCGGCACCTGGGCGTTAGAAGGTCAGCACTCATTCAGCATGTACATatatgaataataaatagGTGAGGTAGTGGACCGGCTGgctattttacttttattttaaattctTATTGAAACAACAACACAAGGGCATAAAAAGAATACATAAATGCTATTCACACATTATTTTGAATGTATCCCCGCAATGCAAACGCGCCGCAATACATCTTAGGTAGCGAACACCGCAATGGGCGCCCGCAAAGGGCCCGCAAAGCGCTTCAACCAATTAATGATctgttttttattttttatttttttttgcaaatatGCGGCAATAATTTTTGCTTCCCTGGGTAATTAATTCTCCTTGACCCTGGTATCATCCTTAACACCGAAGAATGCAGGAACCTGGGTtagggaaaaagaaaaaaaaaaaaattagacaATCTGACATCATCGTTTCATAAATTGCTACGGGTGCATCTGCGCATACCACACCCAAAAGTAGCGCAGCGCACCCGCAAACCGAAGTTAAGATCAACCGGAAGATCCCGCGGAGCAGAGACCCGACTAGAGATTTAATCAGTGGGTAATGAGCGCGTGAGACCCCATGCGCCAGATGATGGTTCGGTCCCGCGTCTGAGAGTACACATAAAAAATGgctaaaaataaaacagaCAGGCTGAATAAGCAAGCACCACGCACAGTATTCAAATTAATTTGACCTAACTGCGGGTTAACATCCGCGGGTTGTCCCCGTATAGCCATTTTGTTTGCTTTGTTATCTCTTGTACGATTCaacagttttttttttttcttctttcatgcttttttttttgtttcacctgccatttctttattttccgtTTTGCATTTTGCCAATGCCTTGGGTTACGTTTTGCTtgatttgattttattttcttttttcctcattCCTCGATTCCCCAattccacttcttcttcccctTTCGTGTctctatatttattttccattcttcttgtggtgaatatttttttttctcgatTCTCCAAGTATGTGTGTATTTTCCGGCTGGGCATCAATCAATCAATGTTTATTAGACGCCTAATATTATTCCCAATCGGCAGCCTACTTCACTAATTCATTATTGCTTACCGTCTTGCCTAGACTGAAGATCTGTCTTTGATTATTCTTCCTACGCAAATCGTATCACATTACTTTTCAGCACTTGAAATTATCCGTTATTCACGAATTCTTCGTTATGTAAACATCGTATGATTATTCTAAGCCAACATACCGATACCCCTGATCGGCATCCTCTCCCCTGCAGCCTTTTCCTGAAACAGACTATCCTTTAATTTCTTGatgaaaacgaaaaatTTCACATTTCTCTTCACCGGCGGGATTCTCCCTCTTGCATCAATAATTGCGTAAACACCATGACATAATTTATGATTACCATTTACCCCTTTTACATTCTTCTTCGCACAATTGATTTTACTGCATACTCCGATCTTCCTTCATGTAACAACACCAATTCAGAAACTTTCACTCTGCTCATCTTTACAAAACTATCTCCCACACACTATCTGTTCAATCCAAGCCCATTTCAACAATTGCGCGTTTATTGATCATACCGTGGATCACTTATTCATCACTGTGTActgctgcttttttctctttataTTTTCGATCGTAGGTGAATACGAGTTGCTGCCTATTTCGTTgcatttcttatttttccatttttcattccTTACTTATCCATATTTCCTTCTCACCTATCCgtatttcatttatattttcccattttcctctttgtttttcattcttttcagtTAATCTTCgtttttcattcttttcattcaatttttcaattcttcattttttgtttgttcatttttctttttagtCTCTACTACTCATATCGGTTATTTGTTTACTTCCCTACGCACCATTctgcttttatttgttcGTAATGCccttctattttttgttgtaaGATCTCGCTGTAAAAAGTTCTTCTCCAGTCATCTTTTAAGTCCGATCCGTACCATTCCCGTAGTTTATCCGCAATAATTTTCGGTTATGATTGTGTGGCTTGTCATTTTACAactattcatttttaacttttttgctttgcatGTGTTCTTCGTTTTCATCCTTTGTATCCATTTTTAATAACCCTCGTATCTATTCCTTATATTCCTTATCTATTCTTCATATCCACCGTTTTATAGTTTTGACCCCCACGCTTTAAAAATAACTTTTAGTGCTGCGGATGATTCCAAAACTGAAACTTGTGGACGTatgtggaaaaaaaaaggtgaaaaaaaaaaacggcaAACGAAAATCTTTTAAGTGTGCTGCACCTCCCAAAACGACACCTTAAATTTGTATAATCTTCACAGTTTTTAGCACAGACCCCTTCAAGGCAACTGGGCTGTGCCGTgctaaaatttttttcaaaaagctAAAATAGTGTCAGTGGTATACACGAGCCAAAACGCTTTACatatgaaaatggaaaccattaaaaaaatgcaaaaggGAAAACGTAGTATGTATATGACGGAATTGTGTGAGTCTTTGCTTGGTTCGTATTATTAACAAAACTACCGTTACAGAAATTATCTTTATAATCTGTACAAAGTGGCAGTCTTCACAGGCCAAATATTACTTAACAGTatacatccgtacattAGTGAAGTTGAAAGGTGCATCCGTACATCTGGAAAGACTGAagttttttaattttttttcatgtttattatcttttttatttattaatttttttttttttttcaaaaattttcacctCTATCTCTTGATTTCATAGATAAACCATAGTCTAACATTTCTTCCATAAGACGATCCTCCAATCAGAGAACGCTCGGAAATCAAGATGCAACTCACGTGGAAGAACATCCCGGCTGTTCCAGAGGCCAATGACCTCTTGGATATAGTGCTAAACCGCACGCAGCGTCAAACTCCTACCATTATTAGGCAGGGGTTCAAAATTACAAGAATTAGAGCATTCTACATGAGAAAGGTGAAGTTCACAGCAGAGGGATTTGTTGAGAAGTTCGATGCGATTCTTCAGAGCTTCCCAAATATTAATGATCTACATCCGTTCCACAGAGACTTGATGGACACCTTGTATGAGAAGAATCACTACAAGGTTTCATTGGCTTCCGTTTCCAAAGCAAAAACGTTGATTGAGAAAATCTCGAGGGACTATGTTCGTTTGTTGAAGTTTGGACAGTCTTTATTCCAGTGTAAGGAGCTCAAGAGGGCAGGTCTCGGACGTATGGCGACAGTTGCGAAAAAGCTAAAGGACCCATTGGCATATTTGGAGCAGGTGAGGCAGCATTTGGGACGACTCCCGTCGATCGACCCAAGCACGAGAACTTTGGTGATTTGTGGATATCCAAACGTCGGTAAGTCGTCATTTTTGCGCTCAGTGACCAAGGCAGACGTCGATGTTCAACCGTACGCCTTCACAACAAAATCTTTGTATGTGGGTCACTTCGACTACAAGTATCTTCGTTTTCAGGTTATAGATACGCCGGGAATTTTGGACCGGCCGACCGAGGAGATGAACAACATAGAGATGCAGTCAATTTATGCGATTGCACACTTGAGATCGTGCATTTTGTACTTTATGGATCTTTCCGAGCAGTGCGGATTCTCGATTGAGGACCAGGTGAAGCTTTACAACTCCATCAAGCCGTTGTTTGCCAACAAATCGGTGTTGATTGTGGCGAACAAGGCCGATATTATACGTGTTGAGGACCTAGATGAGGACAGGCAGCAGCTAGTGAAGTCGATGCTCGATGTTCCGGGTGCCGAGTTGGTGCAGGCCTCATGCTACGACCAGGAAAACGTGATGCCAGTGAGAAATAAGGCCTGTGAGAAGTTACTCGCCTCAAGAATGGAGCAAAAGCTAAAAGGTGCTGCTAGAGTGAGCAGCGTTCTCAACAAAATCCACGTTTCCAAACCACAGCAAAGAGATGACGTCGAAAGACCGGCATACATTCCGGATGCTGTAAAGAGTGTCAAGAAGTACGATCTGGCCGATCCTGATAGGCCAAAGCTTGCAAGAGACATCGAGGTGGAAAACGGTGGCCCTGGTGTGTACAACGTGGATCTGAAGGCCAAGTATTTGCTTGAAGAGGACGAGTGGAAGAAAGATGTGATGCCGGAAGTTTTGGACGGCAAGAACGTGTACGACTACTTGGATCCGGACATCGCCGAGAAGCTACAGGCGCTCGAGAGGGAGGAGGAGCAGttggagaaagaaggatTTTACGACTCGGATGACGAAGATGAGGCAAATGCGTACTTGAGCACTCCAGAGGCCCAGGAAATCCGCGAGAAGGCCGAGTGGATCAGAAATAAGCAAAAGACGATGATTAATGATGCCAGACAGAGGAAATCCCTCAACAACAGAGCTATATTGCCCCGGTCGAAGCTCACGAGGTCGTACAAGGACATGGAGAGCCCATGCACAAAGTTGGACACGATACTAGTGTGCTTTCTGCAAAGAAGGATTCCCAACACAGAGAGCCAAAGGTGTCTGGTGCCGATATTATGCGTGCATCAATGATTTCCGACGCCAATTCTTCGGCTTTGCAACCCGTTGGCAAGTCCGACAGGCTTCATGCTGGTGTTAACGATGGTATGTTGCGTTCGAAGGCCGAGAGAATCGCGAAATTGTCCAGAAGAGCCAGAAACTTGGATGCTCGTGTGGGTGAGTCTGACAGGAGAATCTATGACGAGATGCCAAAGCACTTGAATTCGGGTAAGCGTGGAATTGGTAAGACGCAGAGGCGTTAGTGTGGGTTAGAAGTGTGCGTACATCATTCATCTTTCACCCTTCATCATTTATACTTCATGTTTCACCTCATCACTTACTTGCTGGCTTATCCAGCACTCCCCAATTGGGAGCCCGAGTGTAATTGTTTAGTACCTGGTAATTATAAAATAAACTTTGTTAAAGTCAAGCGACGGAAGAAGGCAGCCGCCAGTCGAATCTATAGAGAAAGCTTCAAGTACAAATTTAACATCTTACATGTCAGAATAATGCTACTTCACTCGTTCAAGTGATACACGAGATAGTTAGGGAGCCCGTAAACCTCGTAGCCCAACCGTTTAGCCATCTTTGCAAAGCCCTCTGTCTCAATGAGGTGGTAAAACGGAAAGTTTGGAAACATCGCGCCATCCCTGTGCACCTCACTTTTAACCATAAGGCAAGTTCCGCCAACTCCATCCAACTTCATCTCCACACTTTGGTCACCATTCGGATCGTAGAAGTGTGCCATTAAGGGCCTGAATGTGGCCATATCCGAGTACCCTTCAACAATAATCTTGTCATCATCCAACTGCGATGCAAGACGGAGCCCCTCGTCCGACTCAACCCAGTTGTTGTAATCGTAAGGCCTTCtagattcttcttttttctcctcatcGTAGTACCGCTGCCAGCAGTTCGCTGCCAAAACTGCTTTATCGTGCTTTGTCATGTCCTGAATCAATGTGGGAGCAGTCTCAACAATATCCGCATCTAGCCAAAGCACCCAAGAGGTGAATGGCCCCAGAGTTGTGAAAAGAAGCGAGTTTCTGGCCGTAGCCATCTGGGAGCgtcttttcttctgtgCACTGAATGCATGCCTGTCCTTTTCCTCCTGAGACTCCACAGCCTCGCTATCCTGCCTTAGAATCGTCACTTTCGAGAACTTTGGCACCTTCTTTTTGGGGCTTTGCACATCCTTCACCGCCTGCTCCAACTGCTTAAGAGTTTCATCTCCATCCGTAGTCTTAGGCACAATAAAGCCCAACTCAATCAACGTTCTTGGATACGtcaacttcaaaagattGTCCCAGTACTCCTGGTGGAACTGTGCCATTGGTGTTAGGATGAGCactttctccttcttttccaacgCATTTGAGCTAAACGTGAGCTTGTTCAAATCGTAATGTGAAATGTGATCTCCTGGAACCTGCTTCAACTGGAATTGATCCGTGTCCTCCCTGACGTACTTGTATCGGCTGTTTGGCTTTGTAATTGTGTCCGATCTCATCAtgtaaaaaatgaaaaccaCTAGTGCTATCAGTGGTAAAAACACCTTTATAGGGCTTCTTCTGGCAGCATAAGAAACCCGCCGCCTCAAAGACCACAAACCAGAcatttttcctgctttttgttgtaCGAATGCTATTCGGTTGGCTGTGTGAAGATTCCAACCGTTCTACGCAGAATTGAATGCAAAAATTGCTCAAGTAATGCTACCTGATGTGTTTACTTGAGGCATATATTGCTTGGCATTCGCTTCAAATATTGCGatgttaatttttttttgatactactatatttactttttcGATCCATGAGATTTAGCGAACAGCACATATCTCCAAAGCCTACTAGGGATATTGGCTTAAATAAGTTTATGTTTGCCGTGTAGAACGGTTTATATAGCAATGCATTATGCACATACTTCATACCCAAATATTTAAACATACTTCATACCCAAATATTTAAACATACTTCATACCTAAATATTTAAACATATTTTCATAAACATGCTGTGGTATACAAGTATTCATACAGGTACTCCCGTACacaaactttttttatttttttatttttttatttttttttatattttctgttttcttACTCAGTTTCAAACACCGCTTAAATTGTATTAACGCCCCTTGTAAAGTTGCATCATTTGTTTGATCCAATTTTCAGATCTCGTATTAGAACCAACACCGGTAAAAAGTAGGAATTTGAGCACGTGTCTACActgcgaaaaaaaaaaaaaagcagacgCAATTCGTCGCGTCGTCATGtatatttttgcttctgtTTATGGCCACTATTATGCACGATAAGCAAAAGATGCGAAAAAgagggaaaatttttaaaaaatagaCAAATTTTCTGCCACCAAGTGACGAAAAAGGTTAGTCAGAGATTAGTGGACAGGAAACAAATGCCgtaaattttttgataaacACGAggacaatttttttcttctctacATGCAGAGTTaggcaagaaaaagaaacagaagTCAGGGAAACAAATACAAGCTGTCCTCCTCTATTAGAACAAATTGATCAGGTTAGCTCTGTATTTTTCAGAGATATCACACCATTAAACGCCTCTATTTGTCAGGATTCTCAGCCTTGCCGGCATTATTTCCATTGTATTTTCGAAAAGTGCGTTGATTTTttcctcaaatttttttttcacaatgaagtttttggTCCAGATTCATTTCCCTGCTGCGATCAAAATGAATGTGCTGATCCTGGAAAgattttttctctcatttATCGTCGGAGTTCTAAACTTCTCCGATATGCGTGTGGGGAATTGGTGTCCGGCATAGCACAAACATTGAAAGAAGTCTGGAGCTCCGTGGTAAGGTTGTTCTGACGTGTGCGGAATCGGAAGTGAAAACAATCTTTCTCGGATAAGCACAAAAATTATGCAATAACAGGGATTTAAGGATCAATAGACCCGAGGTTGACGCTAAGTTGGAACAAAGGTGGAGCGACATTGCCAAAACAATTTCGCACCCCCTCCAACCGTGGTTTGACACCCGGTATAAATTTCTGGCAGCAGTATTTTTGTCGGAGAACGAAGAGTCCGACGAATGTAGTATACAGATTAagttattatttttcattctttcattttccagGACCAGAAGGCACTATAGTTTACCCGGCTGTTGCTCTGATGACGCTGCAGAGAAAAGGGACGGAGTCAACCATACTTTATTCTCTAGTGCAGTTTTCCTGTTTTCGCATTCTTGTATAAAAGGACTGCGTATCTCTCCAAAGATGACAACATGGATCTACACTCATCTCATACCATGCAACTTCAAAACACGTATACACTTGCAGTAAAGTCCTGAGTGATAGCAAAAACTAATAGTTGCAACCtcaagaaagtaaaaaaaaagttttcaaaTAGCTTACTTACACGATGTCGG includes the following:
- the NOG1 gene encoding Nucleolar GTP-binding protein 1 (BUSCO:EOG092619NK), translating into MQLTWKNIPAVPEANDLLDIVLNRTQRQTPTIIRQGFKITRIRAFYMRKVKFTAEGFVEKFDAILQSFPNINDLHPFHRDLMDTLYEKNHYKVSLASVSKAKTLIEKISRDYVRLLKFGQSLFQCKELKRAGLGRMATVAKKLKDPLAYLEQVRQHLGRLPSIDPSTRTLVICGYPNVGKSSFLRSVTKADVDVQPYAFTTKSLYVGHFDYKYLRFQVIDTPGILDRPTEEMNNIEMQSIYAIAHLRSCILYFMDLSEQCGFSIEDQVKLYNSIKPLFANKSVLIVANKADIIRVEDLDEDRQQLVKSMLDVPGAELVQASCYDQENVMPVRNKACEKLLASRMEQKLKGAARVSSVLNKIHVSKPQQRDDVERPAYIPDAVKSVKKYDLADPDRPKLARDIEVENGGPGVYNVDLKAKYLLEEDEWKKDVMPEVLDGKNVYDYLDPDIAEKLQALEREEEQLEKEGFYDSDDEDEANAYLSTPEAQEIREKAEWIRNKQKTMINDARQRKSLNNRAILPRSKLTRSYKDMESPCTKLDTILVEPKVSGADIMRASMISDANSSALQPVGKSDRLHAGVNDGMLRSKAERIAKLSRRARNLDARVGESDRRIYDEMPKHLNSGKRGIGKTQRR
- a CDS encoding uncharacterized protein (CAZy:GT62), translating into MSGLWSLRRRVSYAARRSPIKVFLPLIALVVFIFYMMRSDTITKPNSRYKYVREDTDQFQLKQVPGDHISHYDLNKLTFSSNALEKKEKVLILTPMAQFHQEYWDNLLKLTYPRTLIELGFIVPKTTDGDETLKQLEQAVKDVQSPKKKVPKFSKVTILRQDSEAVESQEEKDRHAFSAQKKRRSQMATARNSLLFTTLGPFTSWVLWLDADIVETAPTLIQDMTKHDKAVLAANCWQRYYDEEKKEESRRPYDYNNWVESDEGLRLASQLDDDKIIVEGYSDMATFRPLMAHFYDPNGDQSVEMKLDGVGGTCLMVKSEVHRDGAMFPNFPFYHLIETEGFAKMAKRLGYEVYGLPNYLVYHLNE